One genomic window of Tenacibaculum tangerinum includes the following:
- a CDS encoding L-serine ammonia-lyase, producing the protein MSQFISVFDMLKIGVGPSSSHTLGPWRAAQQWVQKLKEKNEFPLIEEIKVDLYGSLSLTGKGHATDLAVLLGLSGADPEYIPIETIDVIINDIQTKELLFFNNERNIVFTNGSVKFNKDFLPFHANGMTFRGYAEGIEISTETYYSIGGGFIVQEDDNLAEDIEINKQNFPFPINRAAELEVYCEKEGVPISDIVYQNELVVNSAEDIDKELHRIWNTMLECTYIGCHTQGILPGGLNVKRRAFETHQKLIKDATYTNPEEWITAIRSTEVKFREILKWVSCFALSVNEVNASLGRVVTAPTNGSAGVIPAVLMYYLVIENHKAGFEEIKKFLLVAGEIGSIFKKNATISAAMGGCQAEIGVSSAMAAAALTELLGGTPPQCLVAAEIAMEHHLGLTCDPIGGLVQVPCIERNAMGAIKAINAAELALETNPKESKVPLDKVVDTMWETAKDMNRNYKETSEGGLAVTVRLADC; encoded by the coding sequence ATGTCGCAATTTATTAGCGTTTTTGATATGCTTAAAATTGGGGTTGGTCCCTCTAGTTCTCATACGCTGGGACCATGGAGAGCAGCACAGCAATGGGTACAAAAATTAAAAGAAAAAAATGAGTTTCCTTTAATTGAAGAAATAAAAGTAGACTTGTATGGTTCTCTTTCGTTAACGGGTAAAGGACATGCGACAGATTTAGCCGTTTTATTAGGTTTAAGCGGAGCAGATCCTGAATACATTCCTATCGAAACAATCGATGTTATTATCAATGATATTCAAACCAAAGAATTGTTATTTTTTAACAATGAAAGAAATATTGTGTTTACCAATGGCTCTGTAAAATTCAATAAAGATTTTTTACCTTTTCACGCCAATGGAATGACGTTTAGAGGCTATGCAGAGGGTATCGAAATTTCTACAGAAACCTATTATTCTATCGGTGGGGGGTTTATTGTGCAGGAAGACGATAACCTCGCTGAAGATATTGAAATTAACAAACAAAATTTTCCATTTCCTATTAATAGAGCTGCTGAGCTGGAAGTTTATTGTGAAAAAGAAGGAGTACCTATTTCTGACATTGTGTACCAAAACGAGCTTGTTGTTAACTCTGCCGAAGATATCGATAAAGAGTTGCACCGTATATGGAATACGATGTTAGAATGTACCTATATCGGTTGTCACACGCAAGGTATTTTGCCTGGTGGACTCAACGTAAAGCGACGTGCTTTTGAAACGCATCAAAAGTTAATTAAAGATGCAACATATACCAATCCTGAAGAATGGATTACTGCAATTCGCAGTACTGAGGTTAAATTTCGAGAGATTTTAAAATGGGTTAGTTGTTTCGCATTATCGGTAAACGAAGTAAATGCTTCTTTAGGCAGGGTAGTTACCGCTCCTACTAACGGAAGTGCTGGTGTTATTCCTGCTGTCTTAATGTATTATTTAGTTATTGAAAATCATAAAGCAGGTTTTGAAGAAATCAAAAAATTCTTATTAGTTGCTGGAGAAATAGGAAGTATTTTTAAGAAAAATGCTACAATTTCGGCTGCTATGGGTGGATGCCAAGCTGAAATCGGCGTTTCCTCTGCCATGGCCGCCGCTGCGTTGACAGAACTGTTGGGTGGTACTCCACCACAATGTTTAGTCGCTGCTGAAATTGCCATGGAACATCATTTAGGACTGACCTGCGACCCTATAGGCGGACTGGTACAAGTACCCTGTATTGAGCGCAATGCTATGGGAGCTATTAAAGCTATTAATGCTGCTGAATTGGCCTTAGAAACCAACCCGAAAGAATCTAAAGTTCCTTTAGATAAAGTAGTAGATACTATGTGGGAAACTGCGAAAGATATGAACAGAAACTACAAAGAAACCTCAGAAGGTGGTTTGGCTGTTACCGTTCGTTTGGCAGATTGTTAA
- a CDS encoding DUF2853 family protein, producing MSKFDEKVALYKKFMDDRNMRSNTELLTAVTKGLGPSIYKNDAETVSGSDSKELETVKKNFLMKKLGLPDGPELDKAIEEVMERIGKSERNKYRAVVYYMLVKKFDKESVYGM from the coding sequence ATGAGTAAGTTTGACGAAAAAGTAGCACTTTATAAGAAGTTTATGGACGATAGAAACATGCGTTCTAATACTGAGCTATTAACTGCTGTAACTAAAGGATTAGGTCCTTCAATCTACAAAAATGATGCTGAAACAGTATCTGGAAGCGATTCCAAAGAATTAGAAACCGTTAAGAAAAATTTCTTAATGAAAAAGCTAGGCTTACCAGATGGCCCTGAATTGGATAAAGCTATTGAAGAAGTTATGGAAAGAATTGGAAAATCTGAAAGAAACAAGTATCGTGCGGTGGTTTACTATATGTTAGTAAAGAAGTTCGACAAAGAGTCTGTTTACGGAATGTAA